Proteins found in one Buchnera aphidicola (Hyadaphis tataricae) genomic segment:
- the cysE gene encoding serine O-acetyltransferase, with amino-acid sequence MCIVEISEIWNQIRVEVSYLSKQEPILSNFYKNNILQHKNITHALSYILSNKLSSSTVFENNIQEIFNDIYLNNISILKMILTDLKAILERDPSVNNYLVPFLYLKGFHALQSYRLSHYLWNLKKTSLSLYLQSRMSSVFSVDIHPAALIGSGVMLDHATGIVIGETAIVEDDVSIFHSVTLGATGKNFCKNRHPIIRKGVIIGAGAKILGNIEVGMQSKIGAGSIVLNNIPSYVTVAGVPAKIVSKLDSKKISSKTYEDHALSITNSLGYGAGI; translated from the coding sequence TTGTGTATTGTAGAAATATCAGAAATTTGGAACCAAATAAGAGTTGAAGTTTCTTATTTATCTAAACAAGAACCGATTTTATCAAATTTTTATAAAAATAACATATTACAACATAAAAACATCACTCATGCTTTAAGTTATATATTATCTAATAAATTATCTAGTTCTACTGTTTTTGAAAATAATATTCAAGAAATATTTAATGATATTTACTTGAATAATATTTCGATTTTAAAAATGATTCTTACAGATTTAAAAGCTATACTAGAGCGAGATCCATCGGTAAACAATTATTTAGTTCCATTTTTATATTTAAAAGGATTTCATGCATTGCAATCTTATAGATTAAGTCATTACCTATGGAATCTTAAAAAAACTTCATTATCTTTATATTTGCAAAGTAGAATGTCTTCTGTTTTTTCGGTAGATATTCATCCTGCTGCATTGATTGGTTCTGGTGTTATGCTAGATCACGCTACTGGCATTGTCATTGGAGAGACTGCAATTGTAGAAGATGATGTTTCTATTTTTCATTCAGTTACTTTAGGTGCTACTGGTAAAAATTTTTGTAAAAATAGACATCCTATTATTCGAAAAGGAGTTATAATAGGAGCTGGAGCAAAAATTTTAGGTAATATTGAAGTGGGCATGCAATCAAAAATCGGTGCTGGTTCAATAGTATTGAATAATATTCCTTCATACGTTACAGTTGCAGGAGTTCCGGCGAAAATTGTAAGTAAATTAGATAGCAAAAAAATATCTTCTAAGACATATGAAGATCATGCATTATCTATCACAAATAGTTTGGGATATGGAGCAGGTATTTGA
- the rpoD gene encoding RNA polymerase sigma factor RpoD, with protein sequence MDQNPQSQLKRLVTHGKEQGYLTYAEVNDHLPEDIVDSEQIDDIIQMINDMGIPVVEEAPDADDLILNEIHTDTDEDAVEAATQVLSSVESEIGRTTDPVRMYMREMGTVELLTREGEIDIAKRIEEGINQVQCSVSEYPEAITYLLEQYDRIKTGEIRLSDIITGFVDPNAEEVFSPTAMHIGSELLEDIQNSEEEDHNENQTEDEDENSIDPELANEKFSELRKQYNNTNNVIKKKNRTHKDSLLEIYNLSEVFKQFRLVPKQFDHLVNNMRYMMEKVRTQERIIMKLCVEKCKMPKKIFMKIFPEYNINCDWFTEAQKAQQPWSEHLKKIQEEIFFSIKKLVQIERETGLTIAQVKDINKRMSIGEAKARRAKKEMVEANLRLVISIAKKYTNRGLQFLDLIQEGNIGLMKAVDKFEYRRGYKFSTYATWWIRQAITRSIADQARTIRIPVHMIETINKLNRISRQMLQEIGREPTPEELSEKMLIPEDKIRKVLKIAKEPISMETPIGDDEDSHLGDFIEDTSLELPLESATSESLRSATHDVLSGLTAREAKVLRMRFGIDMNTDHTLEEVGKQFDVTRERIRQIEAKALRKLRHPSRSEILRSFLDD encoded by the coding sequence ATGGATCAAAACCCACAATCACAACTTAAGCGTCTTGTTACACATGGTAAAGAACAAGGTTATTTAACTTATGCCGAAGTTAATGATCATCTACCAGAAGATATTGTAGATTCTGAACAAATTGATGATATAATCCAGATGATTAATGATATGGGAATTCCAGTTGTTGAAGAGGCACCGGATGCTGATGATTTAATTTTAAATGAAATACATACAGATACAGATGAAGATGCAGTAGAAGCAGCTACACAAGTTTTATCTAGTGTGGAATCAGAAATAGGACGTACTACTGACCCTGTAAGAATGTATATGCGTGAAATGGGTACCGTTGAATTATTAACACGAGAAGGTGAAATTGATATAGCTAAAAGAATTGAAGAAGGCATAAATCAAGTACAGTGTTCAGTGTCAGAATATCCAGAAGCTATTACATATCTTCTTGAACAATATGATCGCATTAAAACAGGAGAAATAAGATTATCAGATATTATTACTGGTTTTGTAGATCCAAATGCAGAAGAAGTCTTCTCTCCTACGGCTATGCATATTGGTTCAGAATTATTAGAAGACATACAAAATAGTGAGGAAGAAGATCATAATGAAAATCAAACAGAAGATGAAGATGAAAATAGTATTGATCCAGAATTGGCAAACGAAAAATTCTCTGAATTAAGAAAGCAATATAATAATACAAATAATGTAATAAAAAAGAAAAATAGAACACATAAAGATTCATTATTAGAAATATATAATCTTTCAGAAGTTTTTAAACAATTTCGATTAGTTCCAAAACAATTTGATCATTTAGTAAACAACATGCGTTATATGATGGAAAAAGTTAGAACTCAAGAACGTATAATTATGAAATTATGTGTTGAAAAATGCAAAATGCCAAAAAAAATATTTATGAAAATTTTTCCAGAATATAATATTAATTGTGACTGGTTTACAGAAGCACAAAAAGCACAACAACCATGGTCTGAGCATTTAAAAAAAATTCAAGAAGAAATTTTTTTTAGTATAAAAAAATTAGTGCAAATAGAAAGAGAAACTGGACTAACTATTGCTCAAGTAAAAGATATTAACAAAAGAATGTCAATTGGAGAAGCTAAAGCAAGAAGAGCAAAAAAAGAAATGGTAGAAGCTAACTTAAGACTAGTCATTTCAATTGCAAAAAAATACACAAATAGAGGATTACAATTTTTAGATTTAATTCAAGAAGGAAACATTGGTTTAATGAAAGCTGTAGATAAATTTGAATATCGTCGCGGCTATAAATTTTCAACATACGCTACTTGGTGGATTCGACAAGCTATCACTCGATCAATTGCAGATCAAGCACGTACTATTAGAATTCCAGTACATATGATTGAAACAATTAATAAGCTAAATCGTATTTCTAGACAAATGTTACAAGAAATAGGTCGAGAACCTACCCCGGAAGAATTATCTGAAAAAATGCTTATACCCGAAGATAAGATTAGAAAAGTGTTAAAAATTGCGAAAGAACCAATTTCAATGGAAACTCCTATAGGAGACGATGAAGATTCTCATCTAGGTGACTTTATCGAAGATACTTCTCTAGAATTACCTTTAGAATCTGCAACATCTGAAAGTTTACGATCTGCAACGCATGACGTTTTATCTGGATTAACAGCTCGTGAAGCTAAAGTATTACGTATGAGATTTGGAATTGATATGAATACTGATCATACTTTAGAAGAAGTGGGAAAACAATTTGATGTAACTAGAGAAAGAATAAGGCAAATCGAAGCAAAAGCACTAAGAAAGCTACGTCATCCAAGTAGATCAGAAATATTACGTAGTTTTTTGGATGATTAA
- the argH gene encoding argininosuccinate lyase, with protein sequence MTLWGGRFIHESDAFFKKFNKSLTFDYILVKEDIKASISWSQALMKSNILTSDEQNIIESALLVLLREIQDDTKIILNTSYEDVHSWVEASLIKKIGKLGKKLHTGRSRNDQITTDLKLWCKNKIYLLLENIIELQKNFIVIAEANEHVIMPGYTHLQRAQPITFAYWCLAYVEMLKRDFSRLKDVLKRLNISPLGSGALSGTAWNIDRKKLALSMGFASATNNALDSVSDRDYIVEILSVSSIGMMHLSRFSEDLIFFNSGEANFIELSDSITSGSSLMPQKKNPDGLELIRAKCGRVYGSLFSILTVLKSLPLSYNKDMQEDKECLFDAIETWNNCLFMAILVLKNIKIKHISCRQAAEKGYSNATEVADYLVKKGVAFREAHDITGRLVLHAISRKQSLSSLQLSTFQIYSNLIEDDIYQHITLEACLNKRCSQGGVAPKQTSQAIMKEKKRLNII encoded by the coding sequence ATGACGCTTTGGGGTGGAAGATTCATTCATGAATCAGATGCATTTTTTAAAAAATTCAACAAATCTTTAACTTTTGATTATATTTTAGTCAAAGAAGATATAAAAGCTTCAATTTCTTGGTCTCAAGCATTAATGAAAAGTAATATACTTACCTCAGATGAACAAAATATAATAGAATCTGCACTTCTTGTTTTGCTAAGAGAGATTCAAGACGATACTAAAATTATTCTTAACACTAGTTATGAAGACGTTCACAGTTGGGTAGAGGCTAGTTTAATCAAAAAAATTGGAAAGCTTGGAAAAAAATTGCACACTGGTCGAAGTAGAAACGATCAAATTACAACGGATCTGAAATTATGGTGCAAAAATAAAATATATTTATTATTAGAAAATATTATTGAATTACAAAAAAACTTTATTGTTATCGCTGAAGCTAATGAACACGTTATCATGCCGGGTTATACTCATTTACAACGTGCTCAACCTATTACTTTTGCTTATTGGTGTCTAGCTTATGTAGAAATGCTTAAAAGAGATTTTAGTCGTTTAAAGGATGTTTTAAAAAGGTTGAATATAAGTCCTTTAGGTTCAGGTGCTTTATCAGGGACAGCGTGGAATATTGATCGTAAAAAACTAGCATTATCAATGGGTTTTGCATCTGCTACTAACAATGCATTAGATAGTGTATCTGATCGAGATTATATTGTTGAGATTTTATCTGTATCTTCAATTGGTATGATGCATTTATCAAGATTTTCTGAAGATTTGATCTTTTTTAATTCTGGTGAAGCGAATTTTATTGAACTATCTGATTCGATTACATCGGGTTCTTCTTTAATGCCTCAAAAGAAAAATCCAGATGGATTAGAACTGATTCGTGCGAAATGTGGACGGGTATATGGATCTTTGTTTTCTATTTTAACAGTTTTAAAATCGCTTCCTTTATCTTATAATAAAGATATGCAAGAAGATAAAGAATGTTTGTTTGATGCTATAGAAACATGGAATAATTGTTTGTTTATGGCAATATTGGTTTTAAAAAATATAAAAATAAAACATATTTCATGTCGACAAGCTGCGGAAAAAGGGTATTCTAACGCAACAGAGGTTGCAGATTATTTAGTCAAAAAAGGTGTTGCTTTTCGTGAAGCTCATGATATAACTGGTCGATTAGTATTGCATGCAATTTCTCGTAAACAGTCTTTAAGTTCATTACAACTATCTACTTTCCAAATTTATAGTAACTTAATTGAAGATGATATATATCAGCATATTACTTTGGAAGCATGTCTAAATAAAAGATGTTCTCAAGGCGGTGTAGCACCAAAACAAACCAGTCAAGCAATTATGAAAGAAAAAAAACGATTAAACATTATTTAA
- the secE gene encoding preprotein translocase subunit SecE → MIKKTHRKMCAILEKIKWLSILILLFMSFLINYYFYTTKFFIRLCIFIFFSICAIKIFLCTKQGKYIFSHIKSLQQEIEKIAFPKYKDTLYTTLIVIVITIIMSLILWALDNIILRLITMIIGLRF, encoded by the coding sequence ATGATAAAAAAAACTCATCGAAAGATGTGTGCCATTTTAGAAAAAATAAAATGGTTGTCCATACTAATACTGTTATTCATGTCATTTTTAATTAATTATTACTTTTATACAACAAAATTTTTTATTCGTTTATGTATTTTTATTTTTTTCAGCATATGTGCAATTAAGATTTTTCTCTGCACAAAACAAGGAAAATATATTTTTTCACATATAAAATCACTACAACAAGAAATAGAAAAAATAGCATTTCCTAAATATAAAGACACTTTATACACTACTCTCATCGTGATAGTGATAACAATTATTATGTCTCTTATTTTATGGGCATTAGATAACATTATATTGCGTTTAATAACAATGATTATTGGTTTAAGGTTCTAA
- the nusG gene encoding transcription termination/antitermination protein NusG, translated as MSERKKKKWYVLQAFSGFESRVAQSIKEYVKLNKMDDFFGEVMVPSQEVVEIRSGQRRKSEYKFFPGYVLIQMIMTDSTWHLIRKIPRVLGFIGGKSDKPSPISDKEVEIIVNRLKQIGDKPRPKTLFEPGEMIRVNDGPFADFNGVVEEVDYEKSRLKVSVSIFGRSTPVELDFRQVEKN; from the coding sequence ATGTCTGAAAGAAAAAAAAAAAAATGGTACGTATTGCAAGCTTTTTCCGGATTTGAAAGTCGTGTAGCACAATCAATAAAAGAATATGTTAAATTAAATAAAATGGATGATTTCTTCGGAGAAGTGATGGTTCCTTCACAAGAAGTAGTTGAAATTCGCTCAGGACAACGTAGGAAAAGCGAATATAAATTTTTTCCTGGATATGTCCTGATTCAAATGATCATGACAGATTCTACATGGCATTTAATAAGAAAAATTCCCAGAGTACTAGGTTTTATTGGAGGCAAATCTGATAAACCCTCACCAATTAGTGATAAAGAAGTAGAAATTATAGTGAATAGATTAAAACAAATTGGGGATAAACCTAGACCGAAAACTTTATTTGAACCAGGAGAAATGATTCGAGTGAATGATGGGCCTTTTGCAGATTTTAATGGAGTCGTAGAAGAAGTTGATTATGAAAAAAGCAGACTAAAAGTTTCTGTATCAATTTTTGGAAGGTCTACCCCTGTAGAATTAGATTTTAGACAAGTTGAAAAAAACTAA
- the murB gene encoding UDP-N-acetylmuramate dehydrogenase gives MYQKSHLYSPSLKNLNTFAIDVTAKKIIFVKTIQSLIVTVQHCKCTHTPYIILGEGSNILFLENYAGVVIINRIKGMKITDKNKFWLLHILSGEKWHDVVKYTLKCNIFGLENLALIPGCIGSAAIQNIGAYGLEFKDICLYVDMLCLKSYKIHRIDVNSCEFSYRSSIFKHKYNIDCFIIAVGIKLTKKWTPIIFPLLNVNYNTQIKNLTPYKIFSEICKIRTKNLPNPKKIGNAGSFFKNPIITKQQANKMLSLYNLPCYPQENGLIKISGGWLIQKYRFKNINIGDAAIHKKKKLILINKKNATANEIINLAIIIHNGIMRKFNIFLEPEVDFIGIKGKVHPSKIFKS, from the coding sequence ATGTATCAAAAATCTCATTTGTATAGTCCATCTTTAAAGAATTTAAACACATTTGCAATCGATGTAACAGCAAAAAAAATTATTTTTGTAAAAACTATTCAATCTCTAATTGTAACGGTACAACATTGCAAATGTACTCATACTCCTTATATAATTTTAGGAGAAGGTAGCAACATACTTTTTTTAGAAAATTATGCAGGAGTTGTTATTATTAATAGAATCAAAGGAATGAAAATAACAGACAAAAATAAATTTTGGCTATTACATATTTTATCAGGAGAGAAATGGCATGATGTAGTAAAATATACTTTGAAATGCAATATCTTTGGATTAGAAAATTTAGCTTTAATCCCTGGTTGTATAGGATCTGCTGCAATTCAAAATATCGGTGCATACGGTTTAGAATTTAAAGATATCTGTTTATATGTTGACATGTTATGTTTAAAAAGCTACAAAATTCATCGAATTGATGTCAATAGTTGTGAATTTTCTTATCGCAGTAGTATTTTTAAACATAAATATAATATCGATTGCTTTATTATTGCAGTAGGAATAAAATTAACAAAAAAATGGACGCCTATTATTTTTCCATTATTAAATGTCAATTATAATACTCAAATAAAAAATCTCACACCCTATAAAATTTTTTCTGAAATATGTAAAATTCGAACAAAGAATTTACCAAATCCTAAAAAAATTGGTAACGCAGGGAGCTTTTTTAAAAATCCTATTATTACAAAACAACAAGCAAATAAGATGTTATCTTTATATAATCTTCCATGCTACCCACAAGAAAACGGACTCATAAAAATTTCTGGTGGTTGGTTAATTCAAAAATATCGATTTAAAAATATAAATATTGGCGATGCTGCCATCCATAAAAAGAAAAAATTAATACTAATCAATAAAAAAAATGCAACAGCTAATGAAATAATAAATCTGGCTATAATTATACATAACGGAATTATGAGAAAATTTAATATATTTTTAGAACCTGAAGTAGATTTTATTGGCATTAAAGGGAAAGTTCATCCATCAAAAATTTTTAAATCGTAA
- the rplA gene encoding 50S ribosomal protein L1 — MRKISKRMKNIKNNIDSEKLYPLEEIISLLKKSSKVKFKESIDIAINLGINAKKSDQNIRGSTILPHGIGRAIKVAVFTQGDNVEKAKKSGAELVGMEDLVEKIKKEGINFNVAIASPDAMKIVTQLGQILGPRNLMPNPKFGTVTENISEAVKNAKNGQIRYRNDKNGIVHATIGRVDFEKDLIKKNFDVFLESIKKSKPPQSKGTYIKKIVLSTTMGIGLTIDPSSLSF, encoded by the coding sequence ATGAGAAAAATTAGCAAACGCATGAAAAATATCAAAAATAATATTGATTCAGAAAAGTTATATCCTCTTGAAGAAATTATTTCTTTATTAAAGAAATCATCAAAAGTAAAATTTAAAGAAAGCATTGATATTGCTATTAATTTAGGAATAAACGCTAAAAAATCTGATCAAAATATACGTGGTTCAACAATATTACCACATGGTATCGGACGTGCTATAAAAGTAGCAGTATTTACTCAAGGTGATAATGTTGAAAAAGCTAAAAAATCTGGTGCAGAACTAGTAGGAATGGAAGATTTAGTTGAAAAAATAAAAAAAGAAGGAATAAATTTTAATGTAGCTATTGCTTCACCAGATGCAATGAAAATTGTTACACAGTTAGGACAAATATTAGGACCGCGTAATTTAATGCCAAATCCAAAATTTGGAACAGTTACAGAAAATATTTCTGAAGCCGTTAAAAACGCAAAAAATGGACAAATAAGATACAGAAACGATAAAAATGGAATAGTACATGCTACTATTGGTCGCGTTGATTTTGAAAAGGATCTCATAAAAAAGAATTTTGATGTATTTTTGGAATCAATAAAAAAATCAAAACCACCTCAATCTAAAGGAACATATATCAAGAAAATTGTTTTATCGACTACTATGGGAATAGGATTAACAATTGATCCATCAAGTTTAAGTTTTTGA
- a CDS encoding argininosuccinate synthase, whose amino-acid sequence MKKNKKVVLAYSGGLDTSAIIPWLKENYNVEVIAFVANIGQSQKDLDGIEKKSLESGASSCHVFDLKDEFIRDYVYPVLKTGAVYEGNYLLGTALARPIIAQKQVELALNIGADAVCHGATGKGNDQVRFEMAYAALAPNLHVIAPWREWNLHSRESLLQYLKERNISITATLEKIYSKDENAWHISTEGGLLEDPWNLSNEGCWNWTVDPENAPEKSEYISLVIKKGCVVSVNHETLSPLKCVEKLNELGSKHGIGRVDIVENRLIGIKSRGCYETPGGTIITTAIKAIEQLVLDRESLHWREKIGLEMASVIYDGRWFSPIRKSLQAAANELSAAINGEVKLKLYKGNVTAVQKKSPNSLYSLEYATFGKDEVYNQSDAQGFIRLFTLSSRIRSITQIK is encoded by the coding sequence ATGAAAAAAAATAAAAAAGTAGTTTTAGCATATTCTGGAGGTTTGGATACTTCAGCAATCATCCCCTGGCTAAAAGAGAATTATAATGTTGAAGTTATTGCGTTTGTAGCCAATATAGGACAATCTCAAAAAGATTTAGACGGTATTGAAAAAAAATCTTTAGAATCAGGGGCATCTAGTTGTCATGTATTTGATTTAAAAGACGAATTTATTAGAGACTACGTTTATCCAGTGTTAAAAACTGGCGCTGTATATGAAGGAAATTATTTATTAGGAACTGCATTAGCAAGGCCTATTATCGCACAAAAGCAAGTAGAGTTAGCATTAAATATAGGAGCAGATGCAGTATGTCATGGTGCTACTGGAAAAGGCAACGATCAAGTGCGATTTGAAATGGCTTATGCAGCATTAGCTCCCAACTTACATGTTATAGCGCCATGGCGTGAATGGAACTTGCACTCAAGAGAATCTTTATTACAATATTTAAAAGAAAGAAATATTTCTATTACCGCAACATTAGAAAAAATTTATAGCAAAGATGAAAATGCTTGGCATATTTCTACAGAAGGAGGGCTACTCGAAGATCCATGGAATCTATCTAATGAAGGTTGTTGGAATTGGACAGTAGATCCTGAAAATGCTCCCGAAAAATCTGAATATATTTCATTGGTTATAAAAAAAGGTTGTGTTGTATCCGTTAATCATGAAACATTAAGTCCATTAAAATGTGTTGAAAAATTAAATGAATTGGGTTCAAAACATGGTATTGGACGAGTGGATATCGTTGAAAATCGATTAATTGGAATTAAATCTAGAGGTTGTTATGAAACACCTGGAGGCACCATTATTACAACAGCTATTAAAGCTATTGAGCAGCTAGTTTTAGATAGAGAAAGTTTACATTGGAGAGAGAAGATTGGATTAGAAATGGCCTCAGTTATATATGATGGTCGCTGGTTTTCTCCAATACGAAAATCCTTGCAGGCTGCAGCTAATGAATTGTCTGCTGCAATTAATGGAGAAGTAAAATTAAAATTATATAAAGGTAATGTTACTGCTGTTCAGAAAAAATCTCCGAATTCATTGTATTCTTTAGAATATGCTACATTTGGAAAAGATGAAGTATACAATCAATCTGATGCTCAAGGTTTTATTCGTCTTTTTACTCTTTCTTCAAGAATACGTTCAATAACACAAATTAAGTGA
- the secB gene encoding protein-export chaperone SecB, whose amino-acid sequence MLEEKKSQKIFKIQRLYIKDVSFEVPHSPNVFDKILEPTIELDLNTVSKKIKSDVFEVILKIKIIVKTEKLVLFACDVDQAGIFFICNFKEKKLKYCLHAYCPNILFPYARSCISTLVAYASFPQINLDPVDFDFLYFDHLKRQQQKI is encoded by the coding sequence ATGTTGGAAGAAAAAAAATCACAAAAAATTTTTAAAATTCAACGTCTTTACATAAAAGATGTATCTTTTGAGGTTCCTCATTCACCTAATGTATTTGATAAAATATTAGAACCTACTATTGAATTGGATTTGAACACTGTTTCTAAAAAAATCAAGAGTGATGTCTTTGAAGTTATTTTAAAAATTAAAATAATAGTAAAAACTGAAAAATTAGTGCTTTTTGCATGTGACGTAGATCAAGCTGGCATATTTTTTATTTGTAATTTTAAAGAAAAAAAATTGAAATATTGCCTGCATGCTTACTGTCCAAATATTTTATTTCCATATGCTCGATCCTGTATATCAACTTTAGTTGCATATGCGAGTTTTCCACAAATTAATCTTGATCCTGTAGATTTTGATTTTCTTTACTTTGATCATCTAAAACGTCAACAACAAAAAATATAG
- a CDS encoding rhodanese-like domain-containing protein translates to MQDIVFFLQEHSVLFVLWIIFLFFSLYFIMKTYFSYNNMIDNMQAIKLINYSRATVIDTRDQEIFKTGHIVNSVHFPLKTMFLEYLQDIQVYKMNPIILILNDMNDRHVCMNILSKQGFKDVYILKDGIYGWDINHLPLTNKDK, encoded by the coding sequence ATGCAAGACATTGTATTTTTTTTACAAGAACATTCTGTTCTGTTTGTTTTATGGATTATTTTTCTTTTTTTCTCGTTGTATTTTATCATGAAGACTTATTTTTCATACAATAACATGATTGATAATATGCAAGCAATAAAACTAATAAATTATAGTCGAGCTACCGTTATTGATACACGTGATCAAGAAATATTTAAGACAGGACACATTGTTAATTCTGTTCATTTTCCTCTAAAAACAATGTTTTTAGAATATCTACAAGATATACAAGTATATAAAATGAATCCTATTATTTTAATTTTGAATGACATGAATGACCGTCATGTTTGTATGAATATTTTGTCAAAACAAGGTTTTAAAGATGTTTATATTTTAAAAGATGGAATTTATGGTTGGGATATTAATCATTTGCCACTGACTAATAAAGATAAATAA
- the metF gene encoding methylenetetrahydrofolate reductase, with protein sequence MYTVSQYHQDMIYQRRDNIRHCIKCSFELFPPKNSIAEEHFWHVVEKLSKLKPTFFSVTHGANNGERQKTYDFVKKIYKKTGINTAAHLTCVNTSTKELKKTAEEYWNNGIKSIIALRGDTSEKNYKHHMYAVDLVNLLKKIENFDIAVAAYPELHPESKNVQCDIMNLKKKIDAGANRAITQFFFNVEHYLYFRDNCVKNKIHVEIIPGILPVYSFNQLQRFSKMTNVTIPNWMFEIFYGLNSDLVTQQFIGCSIVLDMVKVLSREGVKNFHFYTLNKSEIVYVVCHMLGL encoded by the coding sequence ATGTATACCGTTTCACAGTATCATCAAGACATGATATATCAAAGAAGAGATAATATTCGTCATTGCATCAAGTGTTCTTTTGAATTGTTTCCTCCAAAAAATTCTATTGCAGAGGAACATTTTTGGCATGTTGTTGAAAAACTCAGCAAATTAAAACCAACATTTTTTTCTGTTACACATGGAGCAAACAATGGAGAACGTCAAAAAACGTATGATTTTGTAAAAAAAATATACAAAAAGACAGGAATTAATACGGCTGCGCACTTAACTTGTGTCAATACTTCTACAAAAGAATTAAAAAAAACAGCAGAAGAGTATTGGAATAATGGTATCAAAAGTATCATTGCCTTAAGGGGTGATACATCAGAAAAAAATTATAAACATCATATGTATGCTGTAGATTTAGTTAATTTGTTAAAAAAAATAGAAAACTTTGATATTGCGGTAGCCGCTTATCCTGAATTGCATCCTGAGTCAAAAAATGTTCAATGTGACATCATGAATTTAAAAAAAAAAATTGATGCCGGTGCAAATCGAGCTATCACGCAGTTTTTCTTTAATGTAGAACATTATTTATATTTTAGAGATAATTGTGTTAAAAATAAAATTCATGTTGAAATCATACCTGGTATTTTGCCGGTGTACAGTTTTAACCAATTGCAACGTTTTTCAAAAATGACGAATGTCACAATTCCTAATTGGATGTTTGAGATATTTTATGGATTAAATAGTGATCTAGTAACTCAACAATTTATTGGTTGTAGTATAGTTTTGGATATGGTAAAAGTTCTATCTCGTGAAGGAGTAAAGAATTTTCATTTTTATACATTGAACAAATCTGAAATAGTGTACGTTGTATGTCATATGTTAGGTTTATAA
- the rplK gene encoding 50S ribosomal protein L11 — protein MAKKIQSYIKLQVSAGMASPSPPIGPALGQKGLNIMDFCKTFNKKTENMEKGLPIPVVITVYSDRSFSFITKTPPASILLKKFSGIKSGSNKAKLSSIGKINRSQIEEIAKIKKSDMTGSNIQSMMRSIEGTAKSMGLIIEE, from the coding sequence ATGGCTAAAAAAATACAATCTTATATTAAACTGCAGGTCTCAGCAGGAATGGCTAGTCCTAGTCCACCTATAGGACCGGCATTAGGTCAGAAAGGTCTAAATATTATGGATTTTTGTAAAACATTTAACAAAAAAACAGAAAATATGGAAAAAGGACTTCCTATACCCGTCGTTATTACAGTATATTCAGATCGTTCCTTTTCATTTATAACAAAAACACCGCCGGCATCAATTTTATTAAAAAAATTCTCTGGAATTAAATCAGGATCGAATAAAGCAAAATTAAGTTCAATAGGAAAAATTAATCGTTCTCAAATTGAAGAAATTGCAAAAATTAAGAAAAGTGATATGACTGGATCTAATATCCAAAGCATGATGCGTTCTATTGAAGGAACAGCTAAATCTATGGGATTAATTATTGAGGAATAA